A genomic window from Bos javanicus breed banteng chromosome 13, ARS-OSU_banteng_1.0, whole genome shotgun sequence includes:
- the C13H20orf204 gene encoding uncharacterized protein C20orf204 homolog, producing the protein MVPFLPSPLAFREPSPSEGSRYPFQGPPKPALWALLLALLGAAPGWAGIGACSVPDVLHHYRAVIFEDLQAAVRWTRPRVEGAGPGFRHHFIQKNLTGDAVSRRRGRVGVSCGAQKEHSILLSIVALGRTLRGAVARGRRGALEKAAWTVAVRTEAVMRRHCRKLRQRSWRPETRPSRRPGGRRRLLLRALDAVATCWEKLFALRAAATDGSWGS; encoded by the exons ATGGTCCCCTTCCTCCCTTCACCTCTGGCTTTCCGCGAGCCTTCCCCTTCTGAAGGG AGCCGGTATCCCTTCCAGGGGCCTCCCAAGCCCGCGCTCTGGGCGCTCCTGCTGGCGCTGTTGGGGGCCGCTCCGGGCTGGGCCGGGATCGGCGCCTGCAGCGTCCCCGACGTGCTTCACCACTACCGCGCGGTTATCTTCGAGGACCTGCAGGCCGCGGTGAGGTGGACCAGACCAAGGGTCGAAGGGGCTGGACCAGGCTTCAGACACCATTTCATTCAGAAAAACCTGACTGGAGACGCGGTCTCCCGACGGCGGGGCCGGGTGGGAGTCTCATGTGGTGCCCAGAAG gagcACAGTATCCTACTGTCCATCGTGGCCCTGGGTCGGACCCTACGTGGGGCGGTGGCCCGGGGCCGCCGTGGGGCTCTGGAGAAGGCGGCGTGGACTGTGGCGGTGCGCACTGAGGCGGTGATGCGACGCCACTGCCGGAAGCTGCGCCAG CGGAGCTGGCGGCCGGAGACGCGCCCTTCCCGGCGTCCGGGCGGCCGGAGGCGGCTCCTGCTGCGCGCCTTGGACGCCGTCGCCACCTGCTGGGAGAAGCTGTTCGCGCTGCGCGCCGCGGCCACCGATGGCTCCTGGGGCTCCTAG